A window from Alkalicoccobacillus plakortidis encodes these proteins:
- a CDS encoding GNAT family N-acetyltransferase, translating into MSKQEIKRSLDIRPIGIQHVDQSAELLTYVFQVTNQDLAQIRGQHPMQWKKPVLEQCEGLGWFSGDKLVSQLVVYPFNVNIHGKAFKMGGVTGVGTYPEYVGLGLMNDLMKQSLQKMRDSGQTISYLYPYSIPYYRKKGWRSSQMSSLIKFEIHRFRNLMKCLEEWNE; encoded by the coding sequence ATGTCAAAGCAGGAGATTAAGCGGTCGTTGGATATACGCCCAATCGGAATTCAACACGTGGACCAGTCTGCAGAGTTATTAACATATGTATTTCAAGTAACAAATCAAGACTTAGCTCAAATTCGCGGACAACATCCAATGCAATGGAAAAAACCCGTTCTTGAGCAGTGTGAAGGTCTTGGGTGGTTTTCTGGTGATAAGCTAGTGTCACAATTGGTTGTTTACCCGTTTAACGTCAATATCCACGGCAAGGCATTTAAAATGGGTGGAGTGACTGGTGTAGGCACATATCCGGAGTACGTTGGCCTCGGACTTATGAATGACCTAATGAAACAAAGCTTACAAAAGATGAGAGATTCAGGCCAAACCATCTCGTATCTCTATCCGTACTCCATTCCTTATTATCGCAAAAAAGGCTGGAGATCATCTCAGATGTCATCACTTATAAAGTTCGAGATACACAGATTCCGAAATCTTATGAAGTGTCTGGAAGAATGGAACGAGTGA
- a CDS encoding PhzF family phenazine biosynthesis protein has protein sequence MNLPIYQVDAFTNERFKGNPAAVCPLTEWLEEQTMQKIAAENNLSETAFYVKNDDTYEIRWFTPTGEVDLCGHATLATAFVLFTFYETDLSKVTFHSKSGPLHVTKEDERLTLTFPSRVGERCVAPEALIKGLGKAPKEVYAARDYMAVFDSEDDINQLQLDMNELKKLDQFAVIVTAKGNDVDFVSRFFAPKAGVDEDPVTGSAHCTLIPYWSKTLKKDTLVAKQISTRGGTLYCENLGDVVKISGEAVLYLKGEITF, from the coding sequence GTGAACCTACCTATATACCAAGTGGATGCATTTACGAATGAACGATTTAAAGGGAATCCGGCAGCTGTTTGTCCCTTAACGGAGTGGCTAGAAGAGCAAACAATGCAAAAAATTGCTGCGGAAAATAACTTATCTGAGACAGCATTTTATGTAAAGAATGATGATACGTATGAAATAAGATGGTTTACGCCAACCGGTGAAGTGGATCTTTGTGGTCATGCAACACTTGCTACGGCTTTTGTATTATTTACTTTTTATGAAACAGATTTATCAAAGGTCACGTTTCATTCAAAAAGTGGTCCACTTCATGTAACGAAAGAGGACGAGCGTTTAACATTAACGTTCCCGTCACGTGTTGGGGAAAGGTGTGTAGCTCCAGAAGCACTGATAAAAGGACTTGGAAAAGCACCAAAAGAAGTGTATGCCGCAAGAGATTATATGGCTGTTTTTGATTCTGAAGATGACATCAATCAACTTCAATTAGATATGAATGAACTGAAGAAACTAGACCAATTTGCAGTAATCGTGACGGCAAAGGGAAATGATGTAGATTTTGTTTCTAGATTCTTTGCCCCTAAAGCAGGTGTTGATGAAGACCCTGTAACGGGTTCTGCACATTGTACATTAATTCCTTATTGGAGCAAGACTCTAAAAAAGGATACGTTAGTTGCAAAACAAATTTCAACTCGAGGTGGAACGTTATATTGCGAGAACCTTGGAGATGTTGTAAAGATTTCAGGCGAAGCTGTTTTGTATTTAAAAGGAGAAATTACATTTTAA
- a CDS encoding GNAT family N-acetyltransferase, giving the protein MERVKWDHPDIKLTYSDFSKKENGAMIRNELAWDEHFRWERDDLSACVYYNEDHHPTGYMYYKVENETFYVREMIFNNEDARRGLWNFIGAHFSMVYYVEGKIFQNEPLSFFLDDGEIEEKISPYYMARIVDAVRFLLDFPFTEHVSDGLTIHLTDPILEWNNGTFSFEWTKEKKISQVDSTQPHVIETDIQTLCTMLLNYKKASNLKEVGRLKASEETIQYLEQIVPNNDPWFSDYF; this is encoded by the coding sequence ATGGAACGAGTGAAGTGGGATCACCCTGACATTAAATTAACCTACTCCGATTTCTCAAAGAAAGAAAACGGGGCGATGATCCGGAATGAGCTCGCGTGGGATGAACATTTCCGCTGGGAACGAGACGATCTTTCTGCATGTGTTTATTACAATGAAGATCACCACCCTACAGGATATATGTATTACAAGGTTGAAAATGAAACATTTTATGTTCGCGAGATGATTTTCAATAATGAGGATGCACGAAGAGGACTTTGGAATTTTATTGGTGCACACTTTTCGATGGTTTATTATGTTGAAGGAAAGATTTTTCAAAATGAACCACTTTCCTTTTTCCTGGATGATGGAGAAATCGAAGAAAAAATCTCACCTTATTATATGGCGAGAATTGTTGATGCAGTGCGCTTTTTATTAGACTTCCCGTTCACTGAGCATGTCAGCGATGGCCTTACTATCCATCTGACCGATCCCATTCTAGAATGGAACAATGGAACCTTTTCATTTGAATGGACAAAAGAGAAAAAGATCTCACAGGTTGATTCTACTCAACCTCATGTGATTGAAACAGATATACAAACCTTATGCACGATGCTGCTTAATTATAAAAAAGCATCGAATCTAAAGGAAGTTGGACGCCTTAAAGCATCTGAAGAAACGATTCAATATCTGGAACAAATCGTTCCCAATAATGATCCTTGGTTTTCGGACTACTTTTAA
- a CDS encoding 8-oxo-dGTP diphosphatase, producing the protein MSAVKLYTMCIVQNEKNEILLINRPDKLGFPGYIGPGGKVDFPESLTEGAIREVWEETGLRVGDLEYKGLDENIDPNENERYMVFNYLAKTYEGELLDDAPEGEPRWVSVEQALKLPMQWWFKRRLPLFFEPGTFEIYTLYDNKSEQTLKETIKEL; encoded by the coding sequence ATGTCAGCAGTAAAGCTATATACGATGTGTATTGTTCAAAATGAAAAGAATGAGATCCTCCTTATTAATCGTCCCGATAAGCTAGGTTTCCCCGGATATATCGGTCCAGGTGGAAAAGTGGATTTCCCTGAAAGTCTTACGGAAGGAGCCATTCGTGAGGTATGGGAGGAGACAGGATTGCGCGTTGGTGACCTTGAATATAAGGGGTTAGATGAAAACATAGATCCAAATGAGAATGAGCGGTATATGGTGTTTAACTATCTAGCAAAAACGTATGAGGGTGAGTTATTAGATGATGCACCTGAAGGAGAGCCTCGTTGGGTTTCTGTAGAGCAGGCGCTTAAGTTACCAATGCAATGGTGGTTTAAACGAAGACTGCCACTGTTTTTTGAGCCAGGTACGTTTGAAATATACACTTTATATGATAATAAGTCAGAGCAAACGTTAAAAGAAACAATTAAGGAATTGTAG
- a CDS encoding NUDIX domain-containing protein, with the protein MELRHMAVAFLINEKNEALFLQKKKDAAFLPGYLVPIGGHLEQNEMSDPKQACYREIEEETGIDRDDIKDLSLKYIVHRLKGLEEIRIQYVFFGTVHKGMTLKQSDEGTLNWVDLTYVDTYFVSETTSEIVHHYLADRPRSNDIYIGTMYQDKAVPVMNWSVLQDWEK; encoded by the coding sequence ATGGAACTAAGACATATGGCCGTTGCATTCCTAATAAATGAGAAAAATGAAGCTCTATTCCTGCAAAAAAAGAAAGACGCCGCTTTTCTGCCGGGTTACCTAGTACCAATAGGCGGACATTTGGAGCAAAATGAAATGTCTGACCCAAAGCAAGCCTGTTACAGAGAGATCGAGGAGGAAACAGGAATAGACCGAGATGATATAAAAGATCTATCGCTAAAATATATTGTACATAGATTAAAAGGATTGGAAGAAATTCGTATTCAATATGTATTCTTCGGGACTGTTCATAAGGGAATGACATTAAAACAAAGTGATGAAGGCACTTTAAATTGGGTTGATTTAACCTATGTAGATACGTACTTTGTTTCTGAAACAACAAGTGAAATCGTTCATCATTATTTGGCTGATAGACCACGTTCGAATGATATCTATATTGGAACAATGTATCAAGATAAGGCAGTGCCAGTGATGAATTGGAGTGTGTTGCAGGATTGGGAGAAATGA
- a CDS encoding AzlC family ABC transporter permease, which translates to MSMEKATVFTNVQDSYLQGIKDCIPTLFGYMSVGFAFGIVGMASGLSILEIALLSIFVYAGAAQFIICALMVAQAPISAIILTTFVVNLRHLLLCLTLAPYFKEYSLLKNIGVGALVTDETFGVATTKAVKQHYLHDRWINGLNLTAYLCWLIVTIIGAVFGKWITNPDALGLDYALAAMFVALLILQLDNVAASKVKHYLKIVLCVVVLMIVLSLFIPSHIAVLLSTVIAATVGVVTEPS; encoded by the coding sequence ATGTCAATGGAAAAAGCAACGGTATTCACAAACGTACAAGATTCCTACCTACAAGGTATAAAAGATTGTATCCCCACACTATTTGGTTATATGAGTGTCGGCTTTGCTTTTGGAATTGTAGGAATGGCATCAGGGCTTAGCATTTTAGAAATTGCATTGTTATCCATTTTTGTCTACGCTGGTGCAGCTCAATTTATTATTTGTGCACTTATGGTAGCCCAAGCACCGATATCCGCCATTATATTAACAACATTTGTCGTGAACCTCAGACACCTACTGCTTTGTCTAACACTTGCTCCCTATTTTAAAGAATACTCATTACTTAAGAATATTGGAGTTGGCGCACTGGTTACAGATGAGACCTTTGGAGTCGCAACGACCAAAGCAGTCAAACAACATTATTTACATGACAGGTGGATAAATGGACTAAACCTTACTGCCTACTTATGCTGGCTTATCGTCACAATCATTGGCGCTGTTTTTGGCAAATGGATTACAAACCCTGATGCACTAGGGCTTGACTATGCACTTGCAGCGATGTTTGTTGCACTATTAATTCTTCAGTTGGATAACGTTGCAGCATCCAAAGTTAAACATTACCTTAAAATCGTTCTTTGTGTGGTCGTCCTTATGATTGTACTAAGCTTATTCATTCCGTCTCACATTGCCGTTCTTTTATCAACTGTGATTGCTGCGACCGTTGGGGTGGTGACTGAGCCATCATGA
- a CDS encoding DUF4871 domain-containing protein, giving the protein MNRYFKQTIFLMGVSAFLLAGCSESEWNESEIFESGDFQMLGEENLIGFIYDDSEVTRFYPNKEQKYMWHLWGDDLNGAFNVIATKEGTDEEIEIFQSTSSSGEHNGADASLPSTMSLPETGMWKLDAYVNDSLHGSVFVKVHEEAG; this is encoded by the coding sequence ATGAATCGCTACTTTAAACAAACTATCTTTTTAATGGGTGTCTCTGCATTCCTTTTAGCTGGTTGCTCCGAATCAGAATGGAATGAAAGTGAGATCTTTGAATCGGGTGATTTTCAAATGCTCGGTGAAGAAAATCTCATTGGATTTATTTATGATGATTCTGAGGTTACAAGGTTTTACCCAAATAAAGAACAGAAATACATGTGGCATCTTTGGGGAGATGATTTGAATGGAGCTTTTAATGTGATTGCAACAAAAGAAGGAACTGACGAGGAAATTGAGATCTTTCAATCTACCTCTTCAAGTGGGGAACACAATGGAGCGGATGCATCCCTTCCTTCTACGATGTCTTTACCTGAAACTGGAATGTGGAAGTTAGATGCCTATGTAAATGACAGTCTACACGGATCCGTTTTTGTAAAAGTGCATGAAGAAGCCGGATGA
- a CDS encoding methyl-accepting chemotaxis protein, producing the protein MKTKKEKQTKGKTMTLRSKLILAFSIVLILPSLIIGLSSYQSASSNINDQLLNSTSESLSIIDNTIGNFINTQKENIAYIADASDVENGFLEEETDEQRVLLDTFQNTKADVEQTFVGTEEGNFMNSPTSFQNPPDYDPRERPWYLTAMEAGQDIIITPPYISASSGEPVTTVARTTADGLGVAALNLKLSVITDMLNEISIGEKGYVFLLDQNNMYVSHPSEELGEPAEDEYLKFQDAVSGQTNFTYGETEQTLSYLTNEETGWKIVAAMDKEESQEASSSIFQTMIIVVVLSIVGGATLIYFLLRSIIGPISTLTKAAESMSQGDLGTEFYVHPSRNDEIGRLGKAFEHMRFALSTMLSNVQDKAQHLAASSEELSASTEENTRATEQISSEMQEMASGVDAQRDSIGQGKLVSKQMAESVHTVSQRTEQVQKTASNASHLVEDGNEAIQTSIEQMTQIKDTVLELSSSVEGLGKSSDEISKVVDAIKSIAEQTNLLALNAAIEAARAGEQGKGFAVVAEQVRTLAEQSAESTQVIGGIIQSIQTETAKTVKKMGESTNQVEKGIEVVNVAEDPLQR; encoded by the coding sequence ATGAAAACCAAAAAAGAAAAACAAACAAAAGGCAAAACAATGACTTTACGTTCAAAGTTAATACTGGCTTTTTCTATTGTATTAATTTTACCTAGTCTAATTATTGGACTAAGCTCATACCAAAGTGCGAGCTCAAACATTAATGATCAACTACTTAATTCTACTTCAGAAAGCTTATCCATTATTGATAATACAATAGGCAATTTTATTAATACACAAAAGGAAAATATCGCTTATATTGCGGATGCAAGTGATGTTGAGAATGGTTTTCTTGAAGAAGAGACGGATGAACAACGAGTTCTACTCGACACATTCCAAAATACAAAAGCAGATGTAGAGCAGACCTTTGTTGGCACAGAAGAAGGGAATTTCATGAATTCTCCTACTTCCTTTCAAAATCCTCCAGATTATGATCCACGTGAAAGACCTTGGTACCTAACTGCAATGGAGGCAGGTCAAGATATTATCATTACACCTCCATACATATCAGCATCCTCTGGTGAACCTGTAACAACAGTTGCCAGAACAACTGCTGATGGACTTGGAGTTGCTGCGCTTAATTTAAAACTTAGTGTTATTACTGATATGTTAAACGAGATCTCAATTGGAGAGAAAGGCTATGTCTTTCTATTAGATCAGAATAATATGTATGTGTCACACCCATCTGAAGAACTTGGTGAACCTGCGGAGGATGAGTATTTAAAATTTCAGGATGCTGTCAGTGGGCAAACGAATTTTACGTATGGGGAAACCGAACAGACATTAAGCTATTTAACCAATGAAGAAACTGGGTGGAAGATTGTTGCGGCAATGGACAAAGAAGAGAGCCAAGAAGCATCGTCTAGCATTTTTCAGACAATGATTATCGTAGTTGTTCTTTCAATTGTTGGGGGAGCTACTTTAATTTACTTCTTACTTCGCTCAATTATTGGTCCAATTTCAACATTAACAAAAGCGGCAGAAAGTATGAGTCAAGGTGATCTTGGAACTGAATTTTATGTTCATCCTAGTCGGAATGATGAAATTGGTCGTTTAGGAAAAGCATTTGAACATATGAGATTTGCCTTATCAACGATGCTTTCAAACGTGCAAGATAAAGCTCAGCATTTAGCTGCCTCTTCAGAAGAATTATCTGCGAGTACAGAAGAAAATACTCGAGCTACTGAACAGATATCCTCTGAAATGCAGGAAATGGCATCTGGTGTTGATGCACAAAGAGATAGCATTGGACAAGGAAAACTCGTATCTAAACAAATGGCTGAATCTGTACACACTGTGTCACAGCGTACAGAACAAGTACAAAAAACAGCTTCCAATGCTTCTCACCTTGTTGAGGATGGAAATGAAGCTATTCAGACAAGTATAGAACAAATGACACAGATTAAGGATACAGTTCTTGAATTATCAAGTAGTGTAGAGGGACTTGGCAAAAGCTCAGATGAAATTAGCAAAGTAGTTGATGCAATCAAAAGCATTGCGGAACAGACAAATTTATTGGCATTAAATGCAGCGATTGAAGCAGCTCGCGCTGGTGAACAAGGTAAAGGCTTTGCAGTCGTAGCCGAGCAAGTTCGAACGTTAGCTGAACAATCTGCAGAATCTACGCAAGTTATTGGCGGCATTATTCAATCTATTCAAACGGAAACAGCGAAAACTGTTAAGAAGATGGGCGAAAGCACAAACCAAGTAGAAAAAGGAATCGAAGTCGTGAACGTGGCTGAAGATCCTTTACAGAGATGA
- a CDS encoding AzlD domain-containing protein — protein MSAYFFWILVGCALVTFIPRILPFILVRQVELPKPFLKWLTYIPVCILTALVMDELLLESEFGTIEINVTALLASIPTIVVAFWTKSLSFTVITGVVTMALLRLFI, from the coding sequence ATGAGCGCTTATTTCTTTTGGATTTTAGTTGGTTGTGCACTGGTCACGTTCATTCCAAGAATACTGCCATTTATTTTAGTACGTCAGGTTGAATTGCCAAAACCATTTTTAAAATGGCTCACATATATTCCCGTTTGTATTTTAACTGCGCTTGTTATGGACGAACTTTTGCTTGAGAGTGAGTTTGGCACAATTGAAATAAATGTGACCGCATTGCTTGCAAGTATACCAACAATTGTTGTGGCCTTTTGGACAAAAAGCTTATCTTTCACAGTGATTACAGGGGTTGTGACGATGGCGCTTCTTCGTTTATTTATATAG
- a CDS encoding FAD-dependent oxidoreductase yields the protein MKVLVIGCTHAGTAAVTNIAKLHPNAEVTVYERNDNVSFLSCGIALHVGGVVKKADDLFYSSPTQLEQLGATMKMEHEVLDIDTHSKTVQVRDLKTGIEFIDHFDKLVMATGSSPIIPPITGVGLQNIQLAKNYHQAKDIITKATEAKNIAVIGAGYIGVELVEAFEAYGKHVTFIEGADRVLNKYLDEEFTEVVEQELSEHGVQLALNETVNQFVGDETGRVQKVVTSESTYDADLVLLCVGFKPQTGLLKDKVDMLPNGALIVNEYMQTSHPDIYGAGDSCAVYYNPAQTRAYIPLATNAVRMGTLVAHNLVEQKVKYRGTQGTSGLKLYDLNMASTGVTEANAFFFGLNVKTITIDEAYRPDFMPTAENVKLKLVYEVETNRLVGAQIMSKVDLTQAMNTLSACIQQNMTIEDLAFVDFFFQPHYNQPWNYLNKAALKAMDQEQVQTVLV from the coding sequence ATGAAAGTACTAGTTATTGGTTGCACACATGCTGGAACAGCTGCTGTTACAAATATAGCGAAACTTCATCCTAATGCGGAGGTAACTGTGTATGAACGAAATGACAATGTATCGTTCTTATCATGTGGGATCGCCCTTCATGTTGGCGGTGTTGTAAAGAAAGCAGATGACCTTTTTTATTCTTCTCCAACTCAACTAGAACAACTTGGTGCAACAATGAAAATGGAGCACGAGGTATTGGACATTGATACTCATTCAAAAACTGTGCAGGTTCGTGACCTGAAGACTGGAATTGAGTTCATTGATCATTTTGATAAATTGGTCATGGCGACAGGTTCTTCTCCAATCATTCCACCAATCACGGGAGTAGGCTTACAAAACATACAGCTAGCAAAAAACTATCATCAAGCAAAGGATATTATTACAAAAGCTACGGAAGCCAAAAATATAGCAGTTATTGGTGCTGGTTATATTGGAGTAGAATTAGTAGAAGCGTTTGAAGCATACGGAAAACATGTGACTTTTATAGAGGGTGCAGATCGAGTTTTAAATAAGTATTTAGATGAAGAATTTACAGAGGTAGTTGAACAGGAATTAAGTGAGCATGGTGTTCAACTTGCACTTAATGAAACAGTAAATCAATTTGTAGGAGACGAAACTGGTCGAGTTCAGAAAGTGGTTACATCTGAATCAACCTATGATGCAGATCTTGTTCTATTATGTGTTGGGTTTAAACCACAGACCGGTCTCTTAAAAGATAAGGTTGATATGCTACCAAATGGAGCATTAATTGTGAATGAGTATATGCAGACAAGTCACCCTGATATCTACGGTGCGGGTGATAGCTGCGCAGTTTATTATAACCCAGCTCAGACTCGCGCGTACATTCCACTTGCTACAAATGCCGTCCGTATGGGAACCTTAGTGGCTCATAACTTGGTTGAGCAAAAGGTTAAATATAGAGGAACACAGGGAACATCAGGATTGAAATTATATGACTTAAATATGGCTTCTACAGGTGTAACAGAAGCAAATGCTTTCTTTTTCGGATTGAATGTGAAAACAATCACAATCGATGAAGCGTATCGACCAGATTTTATGCCTACAGCTGAAAATGTGAAATTAAAGCTTGTATATGAGGTCGAGACAAATCGTTTAGTTGGCGCGCAGATTATGTCTAAGGTTGATCTAACACAAGCAATGAACACATTGTCTGCTTGCATTCAACAGAACATGACCATTGAAGATCTCGCATTTGTCGATTTCTTCTTCCAACCACACTATAATCAGCCTTGGAATTACTTGAATAAGGCTGCATTAAAAGCGATGGATCAAGAACAAGTGCAAACGGTTTTAGTTTAA
- the brnQ gene encoding branched-chain amino acid transport system II carrier protein, producing MSNRVPASFTVVIGLMLFALFFGAGNLIFPAMLGQSAGESVWVANAGFLVTGVGLPLLGVLAFGFSGKEDLQALASRIHPTFALIFTTILYLSIGPFFAIPRTGGVSFEVGVKPYLPENMDNVGLLVFTILFFALTCLISLNPDKIIDIVGKILTPIKLLFIGILVVIAIVNPLGDFQSPVGPYVTQPFFKGFQEGYLTMDTLASFVFGIMIIQAIKQKGANTKKQLMSVCLKAAGIAAIILVILYTSFSYLGASSVENIGYADNGGTVLAQVSAIYFGQYGSLLLGLMITIACLTTSVGLITSCATYFHKLMPRLSYKMFAILLSAFSVIVANVGLTQLISISVPVMTVIYPVAIVLIFLTFLHPLFKGSRFVYQGTIVMTLIVSFFEGLEEAGLSISFIHQFFGSFLPFYDIGLGWILPAIVGGCLGYLVSIMVNEQEKVVES from the coding sequence GTGTCTAACAGAGTTCCAGCTTCATTTACAGTTGTTATTGGGTTAATGTTATTTGCTTTGTTTTTTGGAGCGGGAAATTTAATTTTTCCTGCGATGCTTGGACAGTCTGCTGGAGAATCAGTATGGGTAGCTAACGCAGGCTTTTTAGTTACAGGAGTTGGGTTACCACTACTCGGTGTCTTGGCATTTGGCTTTTCCGGGAAAGAGGATTTACAGGCATTAGCTAGTCGAATTCATCCAACCTTTGCGCTAATTTTTACAACAATTCTGTACTTATCAATTGGTCCATTTTTTGCGATTCCAAGGACCGGAGGCGTTTCTTTTGAGGTAGGGGTAAAACCGTATCTTCCCGAAAATATGGATAATGTTGGATTACTAGTGTTTACGATTCTATTCTTTGCCTTAACATGTTTGATTTCACTAAATCCAGATAAAATAATTGATATTGTAGGAAAAATATTGACACCAATAAAATTACTTTTTATAGGAATTTTAGTTGTTATTGCGATTGTAAATCCACTTGGTGATTTTCAATCTCCAGTAGGTCCTTATGTAACGCAACCGTTCTTTAAGGGATTCCAAGAGGGTTACTTGACGATGGATACATTAGCCTCTTTTGTTTTTGGCATTATGATCATCCAGGCTATTAAACAAAAGGGAGCTAATACAAAAAAACAATTGATGAGTGTTTGTTTAAAAGCCGCAGGTATCGCTGCAATTATTCTGGTTATTCTCTACACTTCTTTTTCCTATTTGGGAGCATCAAGTGTAGAAAATATAGGCTATGCAGATAATGGAGGAACAGTACTTGCTCAGGTTTCTGCCATTTATTTTGGGCAATATGGCTCCCTACTGTTAGGCCTCATGATTACAATTGCGTGCTTAACAACAAGTGTAGGGTTAATTACTTCATGTGCAACGTATTTTCATAAATTAATGCCGCGTTTGTCTTATAAAATGTTTGCCATTTTACTTTCAGCTTTTAGCGTGATTGTCGCTAACGTAGGCTTAACACAATTAATTTCGATTTCTGTTCCGGTTATGACGGTTATTTATCCAGTAGCGATCGTATTGATTTTCTTAACATTTTTGCATCCATTGTTTAAAGGAAGTAGATTTGTCTACCAGGGAACAATTGTGATGACTTTGATTGTTAGTTTCTTTGAAGGCCTGGAAGAGGCAGGACTATCCATTTCGTTTATCCATCAATTCTTCGGCAGCTTTCTTCCTTTTTATGATATTGGCTTAGGCTGGATTCTTCCAGCAATTGTTGGAGGATGTCTCGGCTATTTGGTAAGTATAATGGTTAATGAACAAGAAAAAGTAGTAGAGTCATAA
- a CDS encoding GNAT family N-acetyltransferase translates to MSSISIELEDINKPDAWQLIHELSTVLEGITGSSGKNSFNLDEMLSPRSIFVLARAEGKAVGCVAIRPLDEKTGEMKRMYAKEKGVGAKLLAFIEGQAKRLDYSTIVLETRMINQQAVRFYEKHGYTRIENYGKYIGRTEAICFEKKI, encoded by the coding sequence GTGAGTAGTATTAGTATTGAATTAGAGGATATCAATAAACCAGATGCTTGGCAGTTAATACATGAACTTTCTACGGTTCTTGAAGGAATTACCGGAAGTAGTGGAAAAAACTCATTTAACCTAGATGAAATGTTGAGCCCACGCTCTATTTTTGTTTTGGCTAGAGCGGAAGGAAAAGCGGTTGGGTGTGTAGCAATACGTCCATTAGATGAAAAAACAGGAGAAATGAAACGGATGTATGCGAAGGAAAAAGGTGTAGGAGCAAAATTACTCGCCTTTATAGAGGGTCAAGCAAAGCGTTTGGATTATTCTACAATAGTTCTAGAAACGCGCATGATCAATCAACAAGCTGTTCGATTTTATGAGAAACACGGATATACTCGTATTGAAAATTACGGAAAATATATTGGTCGAACGGAAGCGATTTGTTTTGAGAAAAAAATATAG
- a CDS encoding helix-turn-helix domain-containing protein has protein sequence MEEIQLILARNLKQLREKEKLSLEKLSQLSGVSKTMIGQIERGESSPTITTIWKIANGLKVSFSSLIDHPQPESKVILREDVGVVIGDSGRYKVFPLFPFDEEKRFEIYSVEIEKEGKTESPPHKEGTEEYITVYEGEVTISLNEEIYLLKTGDSMRFKADRHHTYFNSGDILTKLSMAIYYPT, from the coding sequence ATGGAAGAAATTCAATTAATCCTCGCTCGAAATTTGAAGCAGTTACGTGAAAAGGAAAAATTAAGTCTTGAAAAGCTCTCACAACTAAGTGGAGTAAGTAAAACGATGATTGGTCAGATTGAGCGGGGGGAATCAAGTCCAACGATTACAACGATTTGGAAAATAGCAAATGGCTTAAAGGTTTCATTTTCTTCGTTAATTGATCATCCGCAACCCGAAAGTAAGGTGATTTTGCGGGAAGATGTAGGTGTTGTTATTGGAGATAGTGGCCGATATAAGGTATTTCCGTTGTTTCCTTTTGATGAGGAGAAGCGTTTTGAAATTTATTCAGTAGAAATTGAAAAAGAGGGTAAAACCGAATCACCGCCACATAAGGAAGGAACGGAAGAATATATTACTGTTTATGAAGGGGAAGTAACGATTTCTTTGAATGAAGAGATCTACCTGTTAAAGACGGGGGACTCTATGCGTTTTAAAGCAGACCGACATCATACATATTTTAATTCTGGAGATATTTTGACTAAATTAAGTATGGCGATTTATTACCCAACCTGA